In Canis lupus familiaris isolate Mischka breed German Shepherd chromosome 5, alternate assembly UU_Cfam_GSD_1.0, whole genome shotgun sequence, a genomic segment contains:
- the CAMTA2 gene encoding calmodulin-binding transcription activator 2 isoform X10 — protein sequence MGTDSPSPRPLRPGVTLPPGALTMNTKDTTEVAENSHHLKIFLPKKLLECLPRCPLLPPERLRWNTNEEIASYLITFEKHDEWLSCAPKTRPQNGSIILYNRKKVKYRKDGYLWKKRKDGKTTREDHMKLKVQGMENPDIVLVHYLNVPALEDCGKGCSPIFCPVSSDRREWLKWSREELLGQLRPMFHGIKWSCGNGTEEFSVEQLVQQILDTHPTKPAPRTHACLCSGGLGSGSLTHKCSSTKHRIISPKVEPRALTLTSVPHPHPPEPPPLIAPLPPELPKAHASPSSSSSSSSSSSGFAEPLEIRPSPPTSRGGSSRGGTAILLLTGLEQRAGGLTPTRHLAPQTDPRPSMSLAVVVGSETSSPPAPPSPAFDPDRFLNSPQRGQTYGGGQGVSPDFPEAEATHTPCPALEPAAALEPQAAARGPPPLPGASGRRGNRFFIQDDGSGEELKAQGAAPPAPSPHPSPPPSPAPLEPPGRGGRGETLFGGAAGASELEPFGLASFPDLMGELISDEAPGAPVPTAQLSPALSTITDFSPEWSYPEGGVKVLITGPWTEAAEHYSCVFDHIAVPASLVQPGVLRCYCPAHEVGLVSLQVAGREGPLSASVLFEYRARRFLSLPSTQLDWLSLDDNQFRMSILERLEQMEKRMADMAAAGQAPCRSPNAPPIQDEGQGPGFEARVVVLVENMIPRSTWRGPERLAHGSPFRGMSLLHLAAAQGYARLIDTLSQWRSMGTVSLDLEQEADPLNVDHFSCTPLMWACALGHLEAAVLLFRWNRQALSIPDSLGRLPLSVAQSRGHVRLARCLEELQRQEAAAELPLALSPPSSSPDTGLSSVSSPSELSDGTFSVTSAYSSAPDGSPPPAPVLASEMAMEETMPGQLSSGAPEGPLFLMDCEATNPQEPVPSRPPFPPAPEGGAASEEADSPPAVDVIPVDMISLARQIIEATPERIKREDFVGLPDAGAPMRERTGALGLSETMSWLASYLENVDHFPSSAPPSELPLERGRLSVPPAPSWAEFLSASASGKMESDFALLTLSDHEQRELYEAARVIQTAFRKYKGRRLKEQQEVAAAVIQRCYRKYKQLTWIALKFALYKKMTQAAILIQSKFRSYYEQKRFQQSRRAAVLIQQHYRSYRRRPAGTLQARSNRGSFLTKKQDQAARKIMRFLRRCRHRMRELKQNQELEGLPQPGLAT from the exons GCCTCAGAATGGCTCCATCATCCTCTACAACCGCAAGAAGGTGAAATACCGGAAGGACGGTTACCTGTGGAAGAAGCGGAAGGATGGGAAGACCACGAGAGAGGACCATATGAAGCTGAAGGTCCAGGGCATGGAG AACCCTGACATCGTGCTTGTACACTACTTGAACGTCCCTGCCCTGGAGGACTGTGGAAAAGGCTGCAGCCCCATCTTTTGTCCTGTCAGCAGCGACCGTCGCGAGTGGCTGAAGTGGTCCCGGGAGGAGCTGCTGGGGCAGCTGAGGCCCATGT TTCATGGCATCAAGTGGAGCTGTGGGAACGGGACAGAGGAGTTCTCCGTGGAGCAGCTGGTGCAGCAGATCCTAGACACCCACCCGACCAAGCCCGCACCCCGAACCCATGCCTGCCTCTGCAGTGGGGGCCTCG GTTCCGGGAGCCTCACCCACAAATGCAGCAGCACAAAACACCGCATCATCTCTCCCAAAGTGGAGCCCCGAGCTTTAACCCTGACCTCTGtgccccacccacacccccctgAGCCCCCTCCACTGATAGCCCCTCTTCCCCCAGAGCTCCCAAAGGCACatgcttccccttcctcttcctcgtcctcgtcctcttcttcctctggcttTGCAGAACCCCTAGAGATTAGACCTAGCCCCCCCACCTCTCGAGGGGGTTCATCCAGAGGAGGCACCGCAATCCTCCTCCTGACGGGACTGGAGCAGCGTGCGGGGGGCTTGACGCCCACCAGGCACTTGGCTCCCCAGACTGACCCTAGGCCTTCCATGAGCTTGGCTGTGGTTGTGGGCTCTGAGACCTCttccccacctgctcctcccagccctgcctttgACCCAGATCGTTTTCTCAACAGCCCTCAGAGGGGTCAGACCTATGGAGGGGGCCAGGGGGTAAGCCCAGACTTCCCCGAGGCAGAGGccacccacaccccctgccctgccctggagcccGCTGCTGCCCTGGAGCCCCAGGCGGCTGCTCGGgggcctcctcctctgccaggAGCAAGTGGGAGAAGAGGAAATCGCTTCTTCATTCAAGATgatggcagtggggaggagcTCAAGGCCCAGGGGGCTGCCCCACCTGCACCTTCACCTCATCCCTCGCCCCCACCTTCACCTGCCCCCTTGGAGCCACCAGGccggggaggaagaggggagaccTTGTTTGGAGGAGCTGCAGGGGCCAGTGAACTGGAGCCCTTCGGTCTTGCATCATTCCCTGACCTCATGGGAGAGCTCATCAGCGACGAGGCTCCAGGAGCCCCTGTCCCAACTGCCCAGCTCTCTCCGGCTCTTAGCACCATCACAGACTTCTCCCCGGAGTGGTCCTACCCAGAG GGTGGGGTCAAGGTGCTCATCACAGGTCCCTGGACAGAGGCTGCGGAGCATTACTCCTGTGTTTTTGATCACATCGCTGTGCCAGCCTCTCTTGTCCAGCCTGGTGTCCTACGCTGCTACTGTCCTG cccatGAGGTTGGGCTGGTATCTTTGCAGGTGGCGGGGCGGGAGGGCCCCctttctgcctctgtgctctTTGAGTATCGAGCCCGCCGGTTCCTGTCATTGCCTAGTACTCAGCTTGACTGGTTGTCACTGGACG ACAACCAGTTCCGGATGTCCATCCTGGAGCGGCTGGAGCAGATGGAGAAGCGCATGGCCGACATGGCAGCAGCCGGGCAGGCTCCCTGCCGCAGTCCCAATGCACCTCCAATTCAG GATGAAGGCCAGGGGCCGGGGTTTGAGGCCCGAGTGGTGGTCTTGGTGGAAAACATGATCCCACGCTCGACCTGGAGGGGTCCTGAACGTCTGGCGCATGGAAGCCCTTTCCGGGGCATGAGCCTTCTGCACCTGGCCGCTGCCCAGGGCTACGCCCGCCTCATCGACACCCTGAGCCAGTGGCG GAGCATGGGGACAGTGAGCTTGGACTTAGAGCAAGAGGCTGACCCGCTCAACGTGGACCACTTCTCTTGCACCCCACTG ATGTGGGCTtgtgccctggggcacctggaggccGCTGTGCTCCTCTTCCGCTGGAACAGACAGGCGCTGAGCATTCCTGACTCTCTGGGCCGGCTGCCCCTGTCGGTGGCGCAGTCCCGGGGTCACGTGCGCCTGGCCCGCTGCCTCGAGGAACTGCAGAGACAGGAGGCTGCAGCCGAGCTTCCACTTGCCCTGTCACCACCCTCCTCCAGCCCAGACACAG GACTGAGCAGCGTCTCCTCACCCTCGGAGCTGTCGGATGGTACTTTCTCCGTCACGTCAGCCTACTCCAGCGCCCCAGATGGCagtcctccccccgcccctgtgCTGGCCTCCGAGATGGCTATGGAAGAGACCATGCCAGGCCAGCTCTCCTCCGGTGCCCCTGAGGGCCCCCTATTTCTCATGGACTGTGAAGCCACCAACCCCCAAGAGCCGGTACCCTCACGGCCTCCTTTCCCCCCAGCCCCAGAGGGTGGGGCTGCCTCAGAGGAAGCAGACAGCCCCCCGGCTGTGGATGTGATCCCG GTGGACATGATCTCACTCGCCAGGCAGATCATCGAAGCCACACCAGAGCGGATTAAACGAGAGGACTTTGTGGGGCTGCCTGATGCTGGAGCACCAATGAGGGAGCGGACAGGGGCCCTGGGGCTCAGCGAGACCATGTCCTGGCTGGCCAGCTACCTGGAGAATGTGGACCATTTCCCCAGCTCAGCCCCTCCCAG CGAACTACCCTTGGAGCGTGGGCGCCTGTCTGTCCCTCCAGCACCCTCCTGGGCAGAGTTTCTGTCCGCCTCTGCCAGCGGCAAGATGGAGAGTGACTTTGCCCTGCTGACGCTATCGGATCATGAGCAGCGGGAACTGTACGAGGCAGCTCGAGTCATCCAGACAGCCTTCCGAAAGTACAAG GGCCGGAGGCTGAAGGAACAGCAGGAGGTGGCAGCCGCTGTGATCCAGCGCTGCTACCGGAAGTACAAGCAG CTGACCTGGATTGCACTGAAG TTTGCACTCTACAAGAAGATGACCCAGGCGGCCATCCTGATCCAGAGCAAGTTCCGGAGCTACTACGAGCAGAAGCGGTTCCAGCAGAGCCGCCGCGCGGCGGTGCTCATCCAGCAGCACTACCGCTCCTATCGCCGCCGACCAGCGGGCACCCTGCAGGCCCGCAGCAA caGAGGCTCCTTTCTCACCAAGAAGCAGGACCAGGCAGCCCGGAAGATCATGCGCTTCCTGCGGCGCTGCCGACACAG GATGAGGGAACTGAAGCAGAACCAGGAGCTGGAAGGGCTCCCGCAGCCCGGCCTGGCCACCTGA
- the CAMTA2 gene encoding calmodulin-binding transcription activator 2 isoform X4 has translation MGTDSPSPRPLRPGVTLPPGALTMNTKDTTEVAENSHHLKIFLPKKLLECLPRCPLLPPERLRWNTNEEIASYLITFEKHDEWLSCAPKTRPQNGSIILYNRKKVKYRKDGYLWKKRKDGKTTREDHMKLKVQGMECLYGCYVHSSIVPTFHRRCYWLLQNPDIVLVHYLNVPALEDCGKGCSPIFCPVSSDRREWLKWSREELLGQLRPMFHGIKWSCGNGTEEFSVEQLVQQILDTHPTKPAPRTHACLCSGGLGSGSLTHKCSSTKHRIISPKVEPRALTLTSVPHPHPPEPPPLIAPLPPELPKAHASPSSSSSSSSSSSGFAEPLEIRPSPPTSRGGSSRGGTAILLLTGLEQRAGGLTPTRHLAPQTDPRPSMSLAVVVGSETSSPPAPPSPAFDPDRFLNSPQRGQTYGGGQGVSPDFPEAEATHTPCPALEPAAALEPQAAARGPPPLPGASGRRGNRFFIQDDGSGEELKAQGAAPPAPSPHPSPPPSPAPLEPPGRGGRGETLFGGAAGASELEPFGLASFPDLMGELISDEAPGAPVPTAQLSPALSTITDFSPEWSYPEGGVKVLITGPWTEAAEHYSCVFDHIAVPASLVQPGVLRCYCPAHEVGLVSLQVAGREGPLSASVLFEYRARRFLSLPSTQLDWLSLDDNQFRMSILERLEQMEKRMADMAAAGQAPCRSPNAPPIQDEGQGPGFEARVVVLVENMIPRSTWRGPERLAHGSPFRGMSLLHLAAAQGYARLIDTLSQWRSMGTVSLDLEQEADPLNVDHFSCTPLMWACALGHLEAAVLLFRWNRQALSIPDSLGRLPLSVAQSRGHVRLARCLEELQRQEAAAELPLALSPPSSSPDTGLSSVSSPSELSDGTFSVTSAYSSAPDGSPPPAPVLASEMAMEETMPGQLSSGAPEGPLFLMDCEATNPQEPVPSRPPFPPAPEGGAASEEADSPPAVDVIPVDMISLARQIIEATPERIKREDFVGLPDAGAPMRERTGALGLSETMSWLASYLENVDHFPSSAPPSELPLERGRLSVPPAPSWAEFLSASASGKMESDFALLTLSDHEQRELYEAARVIQTAFRKYKGRRLKEQQEVAAAVIQRCYRKYKQLTWIALKFALYKKMTQAAILIQSKFRSYYEQKRFQQSRRAAVLIQQHYRSYRRRPAGTLQARSKGSFLTKKQDQAARKIMRFLRRCRHRMRELKQNQELEGLPQPGLAT, from the exons GCCTCAGAATGGCTCCATCATCCTCTACAACCGCAAGAAGGTGAAATACCGGAAGGACGGTTACCTGTGGAAGAAGCGGAAGGATGGGAAGACCACGAGAGAGGACCATATGAAGCTGAAGGTCCAGGGCATGGAG TGTCTCTATGGCTGCTACGTTCACTCTTCCATCGTCCCCACATTCCATCGGCGCTGCTACTGGCTGCTCCAG AACCCTGACATCGTGCTTGTACACTACTTGAACGTCCCTGCCCTGGAGGACTGTGGAAAAGGCTGCAGCCCCATCTTTTGTCCTGTCAGCAGCGACCGTCGCGAGTGGCTGAAGTGGTCCCGGGAGGAGCTGCTGGGGCAGCTGAGGCCCATGT TTCATGGCATCAAGTGGAGCTGTGGGAACGGGACAGAGGAGTTCTCCGTGGAGCAGCTGGTGCAGCAGATCCTAGACACCCACCCGACCAAGCCCGCACCCCGAACCCATGCCTGCCTCTGCAGTGGGGGCCTCG GTTCCGGGAGCCTCACCCACAAATGCAGCAGCACAAAACACCGCATCATCTCTCCCAAAGTGGAGCCCCGAGCTTTAACCCTGACCTCTGtgccccacccacacccccctgAGCCCCCTCCACTGATAGCCCCTCTTCCCCCAGAGCTCCCAAAGGCACatgcttccccttcctcttcctcgtcctcgtcctcttcttcctctggcttTGCAGAACCCCTAGAGATTAGACCTAGCCCCCCCACCTCTCGAGGGGGTTCATCCAGAGGAGGCACCGCAATCCTCCTCCTGACGGGACTGGAGCAGCGTGCGGGGGGCTTGACGCCCACCAGGCACTTGGCTCCCCAGACTGACCCTAGGCCTTCCATGAGCTTGGCTGTGGTTGTGGGCTCTGAGACCTCttccccacctgctcctcccagccctgcctttgACCCAGATCGTTTTCTCAACAGCCCTCAGAGGGGTCAGACCTATGGAGGGGGCCAGGGGGTAAGCCCAGACTTCCCCGAGGCAGAGGccacccacaccccctgccctgccctggagcccGCTGCTGCCCTGGAGCCCCAGGCGGCTGCTCGGgggcctcctcctctgccaggAGCAAGTGGGAGAAGAGGAAATCGCTTCTTCATTCAAGATgatggcagtggggaggagcTCAAGGCCCAGGGGGCTGCCCCACCTGCACCTTCACCTCATCCCTCGCCCCCACCTTCACCTGCCCCCTTGGAGCCACCAGGccggggaggaagaggggagaccTTGTTTGGAGGAGCTGCAGGGGCCAGTGAACTGGAGCCCTTCGGTCTTGCATCATTCCCTGACCTCATGGGAGAGCTCATCAGCGACGAGGCTCCAGGAGCCCCTGTCCCAACTGCCCAGCTCTCTCCGGCTCTTAGCACCATCACAGACTTCTCCCCGGAGTGGTCCTACCCAGAG GGTGGGGTCAAGGTGCTCATCACAGGTCCCTGGACAGAGGCTGCGGAGCATTACTCCTGTGTTTTTGATCACATCGCTGTGCCAGCCTCTCTTGTCCAGCCTGGTGTCCTACGCTGCTACTGTCCTG cccatGAGGTTGGGCTGGTATCTTTGCAGGTGGCGGGGCGGGAGGGCCCCctttctgcctctgtgctctTTGAGTATCGAGCCCGCCGGTTCCTGTCATTGCCTAGTACTCAGCTTGACTGGTTGTCACTGGACG ACAACCAGTTCCGGATGTCCATCCTGGAGCGGCTGGAGCAGATGGAGAAGCGCATGGCCGACATGGCAGCAGCCGGGCAGGCTCCCTGCCGCAGTCCCAATGCACCTCCAATTCAG GATGAAGGCCAGGGGCCGGGGTTTGAGGCCCGAGTGGTGGTCTTGGTGGAAAACATGATCCCACGCTCGACCTGGAGGGGTCCTGAACGTCTGGCGCATGGAAGCCCTTTCCGGGGCATGAGCCTTCTGCACCTGGCCGCTGCCCAGGGCTACGCCCGCCTCATCGACACCCTGAGCCAGTGGCG GAGCATGGGGACAGTGAGCTTGGACTTAGAGCAAGAGGCTGACCCGCTCAACGTGGACCACTTCTCTTGCACCCCACTG ATGTGGGCTtgtgccctggggcacctggaggccGCTGTGCTCCTCTTCCGCTGGAACAGACAGGCGCTGAGCATTCCTGACTCTCTGGGCCGGCTGCCCCTGTCGGTGGCGCAGTCCCGGGGTCACGTGCGCCTGGCCCGCTGCCTCGAGGAACTGCAGAGACAGGAGGCTGCAGCCGAGCTTCCACTTGCCCTGTCACCACCCTCCTCCAGCCCAGACACAG GACTGAGCAGCGTCTCCTCACCCTCGGAGCTGTCGGATGGTACTTTCTCCGTCACGTCAGCCTACTCCAGCGCCCCAGATGGCagtcctccccccgcccctgtgCTGGCCTCCGAGATGGCTATGGAAGAGACCATGCCAGGCCAGCTCTCCTCCGGTGCCCCTGAGGGCCCCCTATTTCTCATGGACTGTGAAGCCACCAACCCCCAAGAGCCGGTACCCTCACGGCCTCCTTTCCCCCCAGCCCCAGAGGGTGGGGCTGCCTCAGAGGAAGCAGACAGCCCCCCGGCTGTGGATGTGATCCCG GTGGACATGATCTCACTCGCCAGGCAGATCATCGAAGCCACACCAGAGCGGATTAAACGAGAGGACTTTGTGGGGCTGCCTGATGCTGGAGCACCAATGAGGGAGCGGACAGGGGCCCTGGGGCTCAGCGAGACCATGTCCTGGCTGGCCAGCTACCTGGAGAATGTGGACCATTTCCCCAGCTCAGCCCCTCCCAG CGAACTACCCTTGGAGCGTGGGCGCCTGTCTGTCCCTCCAGCACCCTCCTGGGCAGAGTTTCTGTCCGCCTCTGCCAGCGGCAAGATGGAGAGTGACTTTGCCCTGCTGACGCTATCGGATCATGAGCAGCGGGAACTGTACGAGGCAGCTCGAGTCATCCAGACAGCCTTCCGAAAGTACAAG GGCCGGAGGCTGAAGGAACAGCAGGAGGTGGCAGCCGCTGTGATCCAGCGCTGCTACCGGAAGTACAAGCAG CTGACCTGGATTGCACTGAAG TTTGCACTCTACAAGAAGATGACCCAGGCGGCCATCCTGATCCAGAGCAAGTTCCGGAGCTACTACGAGCAGAAGCGGTTCCAGCAGAGCCGCCGCGCGGCGGTGCTCATCCAGCAGCACTACCGCTCCTATCGCCGCCGACCAGCGGGCACCCTGCAGGCCCGCAGCAA AGGCTCCTTTCTCACCAAGAAGCAGGACCAGGCAGCCCGGAAGATCATGCGCTTCCTGCGGCGCTGCCGACACAG GATGAGGGAACTGAAGCAGAACCAGGAGCTGGAAGGGCTCCCGCAGCCCGGCCTGGCCACCTGA
- the CAMTA2 gene encoding calmodulin-binding transcription activator 2 isoform X9, with protein MNTKDTTEVAENSHHLKIFLPKKLLECLPRCPLLPPERLRWNTNEEIASYLITFEKHDEWLSCAPKTRPQNGSIILYNRKKVKYRKDGYLWKKRKDGKTTREDHMKLKVQGMECLYGCYVHSSIVPTFHRRCYWLLQNPDIVLVHYLNVPALEDCGKGCSPIFCPVSSDRREWLKWSREELLGQLRPMFHGIKWSCGNGTEEFSVEQLVQQILDTHPTKPAPRTHACLCSGGLGSGSLTHKCSSTKHRIISPKVEPRALTLTSVPHPHPPEPPPLIAPLPPELPKAHASPSSSSSSSSSSSGFAEPLEIRPSPPTSRGGSSRGGTAILLLTGLEQRAGGLTPTRHLAPQTDPRPSMSLAVVVGSETSSPPAPPSPAFDPDRFLNSPQRGQTYGGGQGVSPDFPEAEATHTPCPALEPAAALEPQAAARGPPPLPGASGRRGNRFFIQDDGSGEELKAQGAAPPAPSPHPSPPPSPAPLEPPGRGGRGETLFGGAAGASELEPFGLASFPDLMGELISDEAPGAPVPTAQLSPALSTITDFSPEWSYPEGGVKVLITGPWTEAAEHYSCVFDHIAVPASLVQPGVLRCYCPAHEVGLVSLQVAGREGPLSASVLFEYRARRFLSLPSTQLDWLSLDDNQFRMSILERLEQMEKRMADMAAAGQAPCRSPNAPPIQDEGQGPGFEARVVVLVENMIPRSTWRGPERLAHGSPFRGMSLLHLAAAQGYARLIDTLSQWRSMGTVSLDLEQEADPLNVDHFSCTPLMWACALGHLEAAVLLFRWNRQALSIPDSLGRLPLSVAQSRGHVRLARCLEELQRQEAAAELPLALSPPSSSPDTGLSSVSSPSELSDGTFSVTSAYSSAPDGSPPPAPVLASEMAMEETMPGQLSSGAPEGPLFLMDCEATNPQEPVPSRPPFPPAPEGGAASEEADSPPAVDVIPVDMISLARQIIEATPERIKREDFVGLPDAGAPMRERTGALGLSETMSWLASYLENVDHFPSSAPPSELPLERGRLSVPPAPSWAEFLSASASGKMESDFALLTLSDHEQRELYEAARVIQTAFRKYKGRRLKEQQEVAAAVIQRCYRKYKQLTWIALKFALYKKMTQAAILIQSKFRSYYEQKRFQQSRRAAVLIQQHYRSYRRRPAGTLQARSNRGSFLTKKQDQAARKIMRFLRRCRHRMRELKQNQELEGLPQPGLAT; from the exons GCCTCAGAATGGCTCCATCATCCTCTACAACCGCAAGAAGGTGAAATACCGGAAGGACGGTTACCTGTGGAAGAAGCGGAAGGATGGGAAGACCACGAGAGAGGACCATATGAAGCTGAAGGTCCAGGGCATGGAG TGTCTCTATGGCTGCTACGTTCACTCTTCCATCGTCCCCACATTCCATCGGCGCTGCTACTGGCTGCTCCAG AACCCTGACATCGTGCTTGTACACTACTTGAACGTCCCTGCCCTGGAGGACTGTGGAAAAGGCTGCAGCCCCATCTTTTGTCCTGTCAGCAGCGACCGTCGCGAGTGGCTGAAGTGGTCCCGGGAGGAGCTGCTGGGGCAGCTGAGGCCCATGT TTCATGGCATCAAGTGGAGCTGTGGGAACGGGACAGAGGAGTTCTCCGTGGAGCAGCTGGTGCAGCAGATCCTAGACACCCACCCGACCAAGCCCGCACCCCGAACCCATGCCTGCCTCTGCAGTGGGGGCCTCG GTTCCGGGAGCCTCACCCACAAATGCAGCAGCACAAAACACCGCATCATCTCTCCCAAAGTGGAGCCCCGAGCTTTAACCCTGACCTCTGtgccccacccacacccccctgAGCCCCCTCCACTGATAGCCCCTCTTCCCCCAGAGCTCCCAAAGGCACatgcttccccttcctcttcctcgtcctcgtcctcttcttcctctggcttTGCAGAACCCCTAGAGATTAGACCTAGCCCCCCCACCTCTCGAGGGGGTTCATCCAGAGGAGGCACCGCAATCCTCCTCCTGACGGGACTGGAGCAGCGTGCGGGGGGCTTGACGCCCACCAGGCACTTGGCTCCCCAGACTGACCCTAGGCCTTCCATGAGCTTGGCTGTGGTTGTGGGCTCTGAGACCTCttccccacctgctcctcccagccctgcctttgACCCAGATCGTTTTCTCAACAGCCCTCAGAGGGGTCAGACCTATGGAGGGGGCCAGGGGGTAAGCCCAGACTTCCCCGAGGCAGAGGccacccacaccccctgccctgccctggagcccGCTGCTGCCCTGGAGCCCCAGGCGGCTGCTCGGgggcctcctcctctgccaggAGCAAGTGGGAGAAGAGGAAATCGCTTCTTCATTCAAGATgatggcagtggggaggagcTCAAGGCCCAGGGGGCTGCCCCACCTGCACCTTCACCTCATCCCTCGCCCCCACCTTCACCTGCCCCCTTGGAGCCACCAGGccggggaggaagaggggagaccTTGTTTGGAGGAGCTGCAGGGGCCAGTGAACTGGAGCCCTTCGGTCTTGCATCATTCCCTGACCTCATGGGAGAGCTCATCAGCGACGAGGCTCCAGGAGCCCCTGTCCCAACTGCCCAGCTCTCTCCGGCTCTTAGCACCATCACAGACTTCTCCCCGGAGTGGTCCTACCCAGAG GGTGGGGTCAAGGTGCTCATCACAGGTCCCTGGACAGAGGCTGCGGAGCATTACTCCTGTGTTTTTGATCACATCGCTGTGCCAGCCTCTCTTGTCCAGCCTGGTGTCCTACGCTGCTACTGTCCTG cccatGAGGTTGGGCTGGTATCTTTGCAGGTGGCGGGGCGGGAGGGCCCCctttctgcctctgtgctctTTGAGTATCGAGCCCGCCGGTTCCTGTCATTGCCTAGTACTCAGCTTGACTGGTTGTCACTGGACG ACAACCAGTTCCGGATGTCCATCCTGGAGCGGCTGGAGCAGATGGAGAAGCGCATGGCCGACATGGCAGCAGCCGGGCAGGCTCCCTGCCGCAGTCCCAATGCACCTCCAATTCAG GATGAAGGCCAGGGGCCGGGGTTTGAGGCCCGAGTGGTGGTCTTGGTGGAAAACATGATCCCACGCTCGACCTGGAGGGGTCCTGAACGTCTGGCGCATGGAAGCCCTTTCCGGGGCATGAGCCTTCTGCACCTGGCCGCTGCCCAGGGCTACGCCCGCCTCATCGACACCCTGAGCCAGTGGCG GAGCATGGGGACAGTGAGCTTGGACTTAGAGCAAGAGGCTGACCCGCTCAACGTGGACCACTTCTCTTGCACCCCACTG ATGTGGGCTtgtgccctggggcacctggaggccGCTGTGCTCCTCTTCCGCTGGAACAGACAGGCGCTGAGCATTCCTGACTCTCTGGGCCGGCTGCCCCTGTCGGTGGCGCAGTCCCGGGGTCACGTGCGCCTGGCCCGCTGCCTCGAGGAACTGCAGAGACAGGAGGCTGCAGCCGAGCTTCCACTTGCCCTGTCACCACCCTCCTCCAGCCCAGACACAG GACTGAGCAGCGTCTCCTCACCCTCGGAGCTGTCGGATGGTACTTTCTCCGTCACGTCAGCCTACTCCAGCGCCCCAGATGGCagtcctccccccgcccctgtgCTGGCCTCCGAGATGGCTATGGAAGAGACCATGCCAGGCCAGCTCTCCTCCGGTGCCCCTGAGGGCCCCCTATTTCTCATGGACTGTGAAGCCACCAACCCCCAAGAGCCGGTACCCTCACGGCCTCCTTTCCCCCCAGCCCCAGAGGGTGGGGCTGCCTCAGAGGAAGCAGACAGCCCCCCGGCTGTGGATGTGATCCCG GTGGACATGATCTCACTCGCCAGGCAGATCATCGAAGCCACACCAGAGCGGATTAAACGAGAGGACTTTGTGGGGCTGCCTGATGCTGGAGCACCAATGAGGGAGCGGACAGGGGCCCTGGGGCTCAGCGAGACCATGTCCTGGCTGGCCAGCTACCTGGAGAATGTGGACCATTTCCCCAGCTCAGCCCCTCCCAG CGAACTACCCTTGGAGCGTGGGCGCCTGTCTGTCCCTCCAGCACCCTCCTGGGCAGAGTTTCTGTCCGCCTCTGCCAGCGGCAAGATGGAGAGTGACTTTGCCCTGCTGACGCTATCGGATCATGAGCAGCGGGAACTGTACGAGGCAGCTCGAGTCATCCAGACAGCCTTCCGAAAGTACAAG GGCCGGAGGCTGAAGGAACAGCAGGAGGTGGCAGCCGCTGTGATCCAGCGCTGCTACCGGAAGTACAAGCAG CTGACCTGGATTGCACTGAAG TTTGCACTCTACAAGAAGATGACCCAGGCGGCCATCCTGATCCAGAGCAAGTTCCGGAGCTACTACGAGCAGAAGCGGTTCCAGCAGAGCCGCCGCGCGGCGGTGCTCATCCAGCAGCACTACCGCTCCTATCGCCGCCGACCAGCGGGCACCCTGCAGGCCCGCAGCAA caGAGGCTCCTTTCTCACCAAGAAGCAGGACCAGGCAGCCCGGAAGATCATGCGCTTCCTGCGGCGCTGCCGACACAG GATGAGGGAACTGAAGCAGAACCAGGAGCTGGAAGGGCTCCCGCAGCCCGGCCTGGCCACCTGA